The Burkholderia sp. NRF60-BP8 genomic sequence TGTTCGATCAGCTCCTTCAGCACTTCCTTCACGTCGCCGACGATCGGGATGTCGACCTTCACGCGCTTCGAGATCGACGACGGGTCGATGTCGATATGGATGATCTTGCGCGGACGCGACGCGAAGTGGGCAGGATCGCCGATCACGCGGTCGTCGAAGCGCGCGCCGATCGCGATCAGCACGTCGCAGTGCTGCATCGCCATGTTCGCTTCGTAGGTGCCGTGCATGCCGAGCATGCCGAGGAATTTCTTGTCCGACGCGCGATAGCCGCCGAGGCCCATCAGCGTGTTCGTGACCGGGTAGCCGAGCAGGTCCGCGAACTGGTTCAGTTCGCGCGACGCGTCGGCGAGGATGATGCCGCCACCCGTGTAGATGTACGGGCGCTTCGCCGTCAGCAGCAGCGACACGGCCTTGCGGATCTGGCCCGAATGACCTTTCGTGACGGGATTGTACGAACGCAGCGACACGCTCTTGATCGGCTCGTACTGGCACGGCGTCTTCGAGATGTCCTTCGGGATGTCGATCAGCACCGGGCCCGGACGGCCCGTGCGGGCGATGTAGAACGCCTTCTTGACGGTTTCCGCGAGGTCGCGCACGTCCTTCACGAGGAAGTTGTGCTTCACGCAGGGACGCGTGATGCCGACGGTGTCGCATTCCTGGAAGGCGTCCTGACCGATCGCGGCCGTCGGCACCTGGCCGCTGATCACGACCATCGGGATCGAATCCATGTACGCCGTTGCGATGCCGGTCACCGCGTTGGTGACACCGGGGCCCGACGTCACGAGGCAGACGCCGACATTGCCGGTGGAGCGCGCATACGCATCGGCTGCGTGCACGGCCGCCTGTTCATGGCGCACCAGCACGTGCTGAATCTTGTCCTGCTTGTACAGCTCGTCGTAAATGTAGAGAACCGAGCCGCCGGGATAGCCCCAGATGAATTCGACGTTTTCGTCGGCCAGTGCCTTCATGAGCACGGTGCCGCCGATGGAGTCGCTATCGGGAGGGGAAAGGGGTTCCGACGTGGAGAATTCCGCGCTGGGCATGTTCATGTTGACCTTTCGAATTTTCGGCAAAAAATTGATCGGGTGCTCTCTGCCGGGCTTGTGGCTCGGGTTCAAGCGGCGCGTCTAGTTTGAAGGGCGGGCTTCTTGGGCCAGCCTCAAATGAGACCATCACTTCATGTTGCGAATCGCCGACGATAGCGGGTAGCGATTGAGCCGTCAAGCAAAATATCCCGCAGCGCATCATGCGCGCCGCCCGGCGCCCCGCCGGCGCGGTTCGCGCGCAACGTGCGGCGCCCGACCCGGTGCCAAGCCGCGCGAAAATTTGATAGCATCCGCGGGTTTTACGAAATTTTTCGACCTTTTACACCACGCAGCGGGCCGCAGCGCATACCTTCACGGAATGGCATCAGACAAGGAACTCGCCGACTTTCTGGCGGGCGTCGAAAGGCGCGCGTTCAAGCAGGCCGCGTACGCCGTGCGTGACGACGATGCATCACTCGACATCGTGCAGGACGCGATGATCAAGCTCGCTGAAAAGTACGGCGACCGGCCGGCGGCCGAGCTGCCGCTGCTTTTTCAGCGGATCCTGCAGAACGCGATCCACGACTGGTTCCGCCGGCAGAAGGTCCGCAACACCTGGGTGACGCTGTTCTCGTCGCTGAACAGCACCGACGACGACGACTTCGACCCGCTCGAAACGCTCGAATCCGCGGACGACAACGCGGGCGTCGAGAGCAGCGAGCACCGCCTCGAAAGAGAGCAGGTTCTGGCCCTGATCGACGAGGAAATCCAGAAACTTCCGGCGCGTCAACGGGAAGCGTTCCTGATGCGTTATTGGGAAGATATGGATGTCGCCGAGACTGCCGCCGCGATGGGGTGCTCCGAGGGCAGCGTCAAGACGCACTGCTCGCGAGCCACTCACACGCTGGCGCAAGCGCTCAAGGCCAAAGGAATCACGCTATGAGCTCCGCTCCCGCAAACCGAGAACTCGAATTCGCGCTGAAGGTGCGCCGCGCGCTGGATGAGCGCGCAGCCGCCCTGCCTGCCGCGACCACCGATCGGCTGGCCGTCGCCCGCCGGGCCGCGCTCGCGCGCAAGAAGCCCGAAGCCGCGAGCGCGCCGGTGTTCGTGCCGGCCTTCGCCGGCGCGGCCGGCGCCTATGGCCCGACGCCCGCGAACCGCCCGCCGGCCGGCCGCCCGTCGTTCGCGCGCCGGCTGCTGCGCGCATGGCCGCTCGCGTTGCTGCTCGCGGGGCTCGTCGGCATCGCGTACTGGGAAGACATGCAGCGCACCGCCGAACTCGCCGATATCGACGCGGCGATGCTCAGCGACGACCTGCCGCTCAATGCGTATCTCGACCACGGGTTCAACGCGTATCTTTCGCGCGCTCACTAACAGACAATAACGAGGGGATCGTACGGGTGAGTCAGAAGCGCGGCCTGGCCGTATTTTTCGGATGCGTGATCGCGATCGCCGTTTCCTACGTCGCCACGTATCCCCGATTCCACCCGGCCCCCGCGACGGCGCCCGTCGCGACCACCAGCCCCGCCGCGCCCGCGTCGACCGCGACCGGCCTGACCGCCGAACTCCCCCCGCTGCCCCTGCCGCTGCCGGCCGCCGCCGGCCCGCTGTCGTGGGCGCGCCTCACGCCGGCGCAGCACGCGGCCCTCGCCCCGTTCGCCGACCAGTGGGACGGCTTCAGCGACGCCCGCAAGCGCAAATGGCTGAAGATCGCATCGCGTTTCGCGAAGTTGTCGCCGGATGATCAGAAGCGCCTGCAGGAGCGGATGACCGAATGGGCGAAGATGACGCCCGAGCAGCGCCGCGTCGCGCGCGAGAACTACCAGAGTGCGAAGGAGCTGTCCGCCCAGGCGCGCGAGCGCGCGTGGAAGGCCTACCAGCAACTGCCCGAGGAGCAGAAGGAACGGCTTGCCGCCGCCGAGCGCCGTCGCAAGCCGAGTGTCGTCAGCGCGCCGCCGACCGCCGCCGACCGTGACGTCCGCCGCCTCGTCAACGCGCACGAACACCCGGCGAGCGGCGCGGCGGCGGCCGCGGCGCCCGCGTCGGCCGGTGCCGCCGCGCAGCCGGCGCCCGCGTCGTCGACCTCCGGCACCGCATCCGCGCCGGCCGCCGTGGCGCCGGTGTCGCCCGCCGACGCGCCTTCGCTGTTCAAGGGCTCCTGAGCGGCCGTGGCGAGCACCGGCGCACCCGAAACCCCGGCCGTCGCGCCGTCCGTACGGCGACGCCTCGCCGCCCTGCTCTACGAAGGCGTGCTGCTGTTCGGCGTCGTGTTCTTCGCCGGGCTCGCGTTCAGCCTCGCGACACAGCAACGCAACGGCCTTGTCCATCACAACCTGCTTGCCGCATGGATCGCGCTCGTCGTCGGCGCGTATTTCGTGTGGTTCTGGACGCACGGCGGCCAGACGCTGCCGATGAAAACCTGGCGGCTCCGGCTCGAATCGTCGAGCGGCCGGCCGCTGAGCGCCGGCCACGCGCTCGTCCGCTACGTGCTCGGCTGGCTGTGGTTCCTGCCGCCGCTCGCGCTGCACCCGCTCCTCGGCCTGTCGGTACCCGTCACGCTCGCGCTCACCGCCGCATGGATCGTCGTGTGGGCCGGCGCGGCCCGACTGCACGCCGGCCGCCAGTTCCCGCACGACCGGATCGCGCGCACGCGCGTCGTCGCGATCCCGCGCTGACGCGCCGCATTCGCCAGACGAAAGCCGCTCGTCCGGCGCGCTCGCCGAGCCGGACGCCCTTACCAAACAAGCGACGATCGTTCGGTGCGACAGGTTACGCAACGCCCATCCGTTCACTGCTAAACATCCTTCGACGGCCGTAATAAGAACGTCTCGTGACTGTCACGGCACAGTCACGCCCGCATGGCGGAATGCCGGTAATGTCAAC encodes the following:
- a CDS encoding acetolactate synthase 3 catalytic subunit, whose amino-acid sequence is MNMPSAEFSTSEPLSPPDSDSIGGTVLMKALADENVEFIWGYPGGSVLYIYDELYKQDKIQHVLVRHEQAAVHAADAYARSTGNVGVCLVTSGPGVTNAVTGIATAYMDSIPMVVISGQVPTAAIGQDAFQECDTVGITRPCVKHNFLVKDVRDLAETVKKAFYIARTGRPGPVLIDIPKDISKTPCQYEPIKSVSLRSYNPVTKGHSGQIRKAVSLLLTAKRPYIYTGGGIILADASRELNQFADLLGYPVTNTLMGLGGYRASDKKFLGMLGMHGTYEANMAMQHCDVLIAIGARFDDRVIGDPAHFASRPRKIIHIDIDPSSISKRVKVDIPIVGDVKEVLKELIEQLQTAEHGPDTEALAQWWKDIESWRAKDCLKYDRESEIIKPQYVVEKAWELTDGNAFVCSDVGQHQMWAAQFYRFNKPRRWINSGGLGTMGFGLPAAMGVKMAHPDDDVLCITGEGSIQMCIQELSTCLQYDTPVKIISLNNRYLGMVRQWQQIEYSKRYSHSYMDALPDFVKLAEAYGHVGMRIEKTSDVEPALKEALRLKDRTVFLDFQTDPTENVWPMVQAGKGITEMLLGSEDL
- a CDS encoding RNA polymerase sigma factor; the encoded protein is MASDKELADFLAGVERRAFKQAAYAVRDDDASLDIVQDAMIKLAEKYGDRPAAELPLLFQRILQNAIHDWFRRQKVRNTWVTLFSSLNSTDDDDFDPLETLESADDNAGVESSEHRLEREQVLALIDEEIQKLPARQREAFLMRYWEDMDVAETAAAMGCSEGSVKTHCSRATHTLAQALKAKGITL
- a CDS encoding DUF3619 family protein, with the translated sequence MSSAPANRELEFALKVRRALDERAAALPAATTDRLAVARRAALARKKPEAASAPVFVPAFAGAAGAYGPTPANRPPAGRPSFARRLLRAWPLALLLAGLVGIAYWEDMQRTAELADIDAAMLSDDLPLNAYLDHGFNAYLSRAH
- a CDS encoding DUF3106 domain-containing protein gives rise to the protein MSQKRGLAVFFGCVIAIAVSYVATYPRFHPAPATAPVATTSPAAPASTATGLTAELPPLPLPLPAAAGPLSWARLTPAQHAALAPFADQWDGFSDARKRKWLKIASRFAKLSPDDQKRLQERMTEWAKMTPEQRRVARENYQSAKELSAQARERAWKAYQQLPEEQKERLAAAERRRKPSVVSAPPTAADRDVRRLVNAHEHPASGAAAAAAPASAGAAAQPAPASSTSGTASAPAAVAPVSPADAPSLFKGS
- a CDS encoding RDD family protein: MASTGAPETPAVAPSVRRRLAALLYEGVLLFGVVFFAGLAFSLATQQRNGLVHHNLLAAWIALVVGAYFVWFWTHGGQTLPMKTWRLRLESSSGRPLSAGHALVRYVLGWLWFLPPLALHPLLGLSVPVTLALTAAWIVVWAGAARLHAGRQFPHDRIARTRVVAIPR